Genomic window (Streptomyces sp. NBC_00078):
CCAAGTAGTCAAATTTGAGCAATACGGCTTCGCTGTGCAGTCGACCCCCACGGCAACACCGTCCGAGATCTCCGAACTGGCCCGCTGCTGCGCCGTTTTCGTGCCCGGTGACCCGGCCCGCACCGGCCGGGTCGCCTTCTGGCAGCCCGACGTCAGCCCTCCTCCGCTCCTCGCGGCCGGGTCCGCCGAGGATCTGACCGTCGTCCTGCCCGGCGGCGACGGTGTCGAGTGCGTCGGGGTACCCCCCGTCCTGCTGCCGGTGCGGGCAGCGTTGCCGGTCCTCACGCGTGCGCGTACCGACCTACACGGACACAGAGAGTCGGTCTTCTGGGGCGCCGCCGGCGTGCTGGCTCTGCAGTTCGTGGCGCGCGGGCTGCTGCCGGGGCTGTCCGCCCAAGACCACAACGCCTGGCGCGTGGTCCCCCTGCCGCTGGAAGACATCGAGCGCGTCCGTCGGCTGGCCGCCGCGATGCCTCCCGAGGCGCACGCGGTGCCCAGGGACGGCGCCGGACCGCAGGCACAGGCGCACGCGGTGGCTGCGGACGCCGCCGGGCCGCCGCGGCTGGCCGACCCGGAGCGGCTGCTGTGCGCCTCCCCTGACCGCAACCTCACCGCCCGCGCGGTAATCGGCCCCTCGGACGGCGAGCCGGGAACCGGCCGAGGCACCTCGGACGCACCGTCGTTCCTGTCCGCCGACGCGCTCCTCGCCTTCAACTGGCGTTTCGCGCGGGGCGACGAGCAGTTCACGTGCGAGGAGCCGGACCGGCTCGCCGAGGCCAACCGCCCGTCGTGCGCCTGCGCGACCAGCGGGTCCTCATCGACCCCCAGGAGGTGCACCGCGCCCGCGCCCAGCAGGACCGCAAGATCACGCCCATCGACGCGCTCAGTGCCGCGCTGAAGGGCTCCACCGAGGTCGACGGCGGCCGAATCGACGTACATGCCACGGGGTGGCCGGCAGCCCTGCGGGAGCGACGCGCCGCACCGGAGTCGCTGGAGCCGGTGGCCCAGCCCGCCGCTCTCGCGGCGACGTTGCGCGACTACCAGCGGCGGGGCCTGAGCCTGCTGGCCCGCATGACATCCCCGGGCGCGGGCTGTTGCCTTGCCGACGACATGGGACTCGGCAAGACGATCACACTGATCTCGATGGTGATCTTCCCTGTCAGGTCAGCATGCTGAGTCGTTGAAGTCCGGCATCCGGGCCGCACACGGCGGCGGGAACATCACGCAACTCGCCGCGTCGCACAACCGGATCACGGCGGCCGCCGGTGTCCGCGTTTGGAATGCAGGCCAGCCCCGTCCCAGCCTGTGACGCGACCACGAACCTTTCCCGTGGATTCACTGCCTTTCCAGTGCGCGGGAAAGGCACCGGAATTCAAGGGAAACGACGGAAGGCATGACACGAAGTACGGTCAGCCGTAAGGACATAGACACAACAAGTAAGTCAAGACTTACTTTTAGGGAACTTTGGCCGTATGGTGCGGCTCGAATCGAAGGAGTCCCTTGTTGTCAAACGTAAATGATTCTGCCGTGCGTGCGGTTGAATCGGAGCAAGGTTACGTGTCCTCATTGTATGAGCTGCTCACCGAGCGGCTTTCCGAGGCGCGAGCGAACCGGGCGAGTGTGCTGAGGGCCCCGGCGGACGGCGCCGGCGAGGCGTACGAGAGAGAGATCGCCGCCGACCGTCTGACCAAGGAGATCGGCCGGCTGGAAGGCGCCGAGAAGGGGCTGGTCTTCGGACGCATCGACTGGACGGACGGCACGGCCCTGCGCATCGGGCGGATCGGACTGCACAGGGAGGAGGACGACCTGCCGCTGCTCGTGGACTGGCGCGCGAACGCGGCGCGGCCCTTCTACGAGGCGACACCGGTCCACCCGATGGATCTGCGGCGGCGCCGGCACCTGCGCCTCGACGAGCGCACGGTCGTCTGGGTGAGCGACGAACTGCTCGACGGGACCGCCCCGACCGACGAAGACGTCGTGGGGGACGGCCCGTTGACCGAGGCTCTGTCGGCACGGCGTACGGGCAGGATGCACGCGGCCGTCGCGACGCTGCAGGCCGAGCAGGACGAGATCGTCCGCTCCGCCCACCGCGGGGTGACCGTGGTGCAGGGCGGGCCCGGCACCGGCAAGACGGTGGTCGCCCTGCACCGGGCGGCCTACGTCCTGTACGCGTTCCCGCGCGCCGCGGAGGAAGGCGTCCTCGTGGTGGGCCCCAACGCCCGCTTCCTCGACTACATCTCCCAGGTCCTTCCCTCGCTCGGGGAGAACGACGTCGATCTGGCGACCTGTCAGGAACTGGCCGGAGTGTCACCGGACGCGGTGGACCCGTTCGACACGGCGCGCCTCAAGGGCGGCCTGGACCTCGCCGACGCCCTGGCCGGCCTGCTGCGAGACCACCAGGCCCCCGCGGGCGACTTCACCGTCCGGGTCGGGCAGGAACTGGTCCACCTGTCCGAGAAGGAGGTCGCCACGGCACGCGCGGCCGCCCTGGCGGCCACATCCGGCCACAACCCCGCGCGCCAGGCGTTCAAGGAACTCCTGGTCGACGCCGTCACCGACGCGATGCAACGGGACATGGGCGACCTCCTGGAGCAGATCGACGCCGATGCCGAGCAGATGACGGGCCTGAACTTCGACCGGTTCACGCGGGTCGCCGAGCGCCGTGCCGAGGGCGCCGCCGACCCGGGTCCGGTCCACGAGCTGGATCTGGACGCCATCGGGGCCGATCTCCTCGACGACGCCGGTGTCGACCGGGCGGTCGAGGCGCTGTGGCCGAGGCTAGTACCCGGCAACCTGGTGAAGGAACTGCTGACGGATGCCGACGCCCCGGCCGAGCGCCTGCCGACCCTGACCCCGCAGGAGCGGTCCCTTCTCCTGCGTGCCCCGGACGCCCCGTGGACCGATGCGGACGTGCCCTTGCTGGACGAGGCGGCGAGCCTGGTCGGCGGCCCGTCCGAGCGGACGTACGGGCACGTCGTCGTCGACGAGGCGCAGGAACTGACCGCTATGCAGTGGCGGATGATCGTCCGCCGCTGCCCGGCGAGGGCGATGACGCTGGTGGGTGACTTCGCCCAGTCGGGCCCGGCCACGACGGCACGCGACTGGAAGGAAGCCCTGAGCCCGTATGTCGGGACGCGGTTCAGACTGCACGACCTGACGGTCAGCTACCGCACCACGCAGGAGATCCTGGAGAACGTCCGGGACCTGCTCGCGCGGATCGCTCCGGACCAGCGGCCCACACGGTCACTGCGCAGCGGTGAGAGCCCGCGCACCGTGACCACACACGGGGACGGGCTGGTCACCGCCGTCATGGAGGAACTGCGCGCCCAGAGCACCGCGCAGCCGGACGAACTCCTGGGAGTGATCTGCGCGGACACACGGGTGAGCCAGTTGACGGCTCACGGCATCGCCGACCACGCACGCATCGTGCCCGCGTCCGAAGCACGTGGCCTCGAGTTCGACGGGGTCGTCGTCCTGAACCCCGAGGAGATCATCACGGCCCGCCCCGGCGGGGAGAGGGACCTGTACGTGGCCCTGACCCGGGCCACCAAGCGCCTGTGCACCATCACCACCCAGCCCGCATGATGGCGCGGCGCCCGCGTGGTCGCCGCGGGCGCACAAGCGCCCCAACGTGCCGTCAACGTGCGCGCTGGTGTAGCCCTGGCCTCCCTGCTCAGCCCTCGGGCACTCGCCACACTCGCGTGCACACTGGAGATCGCAAAAGAGGCCCGCGACCGGCATCCCTGCTGGTCACGGGCCTTTCATGAAAGTAGGCCCGACGGGTCACACAGCAGAAGGATGCTGGACGTGCCGCTGGTCATCAGATGGAGTGACCGCCAGGCTCAACGCCCACTCGGAGATGGAGACCAGCTGACCACGCCACAGTTTCCCTCCGCTGCGGGACGAACCGCCGTCGCCGCCGCCCTTCCCCGAGGACGCCTCGGGGAACGACATCACCACCGCGTGGAGTGTTCCCGAAGACCTGGCGGCCACAGCCGAAGTCCGCACCCGGCAGAGCGGCATGGCCGCCGGCCTCCCCGCGGTCGCCGAGGTCTTCGCGCAGGTCGATCCCGAGATCGAGATCGAGGCGAGCGTCGCCGACGGCGCCTCGCTGACCGACGGCGGCGTCCTGTTGCGCCTGTCCGGTCCGGCGCGCAGTCTGATCACCGGCACACCCACCCGCGCCGACAGCCGCGCCTCCCGCGCCATCACCGGCGATGCCCCGATCTCGGCAAGGACGCGATCTCGACAAGGACGCGGCCGCTCCCGCGTACAGGATCGGGCTGCCCTCGGCCAGCTCCATCCCCTGGGGCCTGCGGTGGAACAGCGGCGCTCTGACTTGGCGCTCCAGGGCGCCGATCTGCTGGCTCGGGCTCGGCTGGGGGAAACCTCCCGGCGCATCGGGCCAGCAAGCAAGGCGCCGTTGGTGGCGGCGTCCGCATGGCTCCGCCACATCGGGGGCCCGCCACCCAGCCAGTTCTGCTCGGTCCCGGTCCGGGCGCCGTGTCCGGTGCCGGCCACGAAGCAGCGGCCGGCGCCTATCCATCCGGCGATCTGTGCAGCAAGGGCGGCCGCACGGCCTGCGGTATGTGGATGGTCGACAGCGGGATCGAGAGGACGGCGGCGTACATGCGACTGCCGCACGGCGTCTGACCTGGCGTTACAGCAGCTCGATGTCCCCCAGGGAGGGGATCAGCGATTCCAGGTCACTCGGGATGCCGCTCGGCAGCTCGCTGGGCAACTTCGACGGCAGCTTGCTGGGCAGCTCGCTCGGAAATTCGGTCGGGATGCTGAGAGACGGTGCTTTCGAGTGGCCGGCGCTCTGGCTGCTGTCGGCGGGCGACTTCTTGTCGGGCGAGTCGCCGTTCCCGGAAGCCATGAGGACGACGACGACCACGGCCGCGACCGCCGCGAGGCCGGCCAGGATGATGACGAGCCGGCTGGGTCGCCTCCTGGGCGGTTCCGGCGGTGGCTGCCAACCGCCGTAGGTGGGCGGCTCGTTACCTCCCGGCGGGGGGCCGTAGCCCCCTCCCGCCCCGTAACCGGGGCCGAATCCTTCGGAGGGCGGTCCGAAACCGCCGCCCGGAGGCGGCGTGTCACCCGGCGGCCCGGGTGGCTGAGGCGGTACGGGCGGCATGGCCATACCGTCCAGAGTCGCCTCACACCGGGCATGAGGCGACCCCCGTACGGAACTTGATACGGATCCATGCCAAGGACCGCATGATTCCGGAGCATTCCGCACGGAGATCGCTCAGCGCCGCACGCACGCGTGCACTCAGCCGCGGGCCCCCAGCAGGTGGTCCATGGCCAGCTGGTCGAGCTGCTCGAAGGCCATCCCGCGCGCGGCGGTCGCCTCGACGTCGAACTCCTCGAAGGCGCTGCGGTCGGCCAGCAGGGCCTGCAGGCCGTCCGCGGCGGTCGGCTGGGCGAGCTCGTCCAGGCGCGAGGCGCGCAGTGCCTCCTGCACCTCCGGGTCTGCGCGGAAGGCGGCCGCGCGGTCCTTGAGGATGAGGTAGTTGCGCATGCAGCCCGCGGCCGACGCCCACACGCCGTCGAGGTCCTCGGTCCGCGGCGGCTTGAAGTCGAAGTGGCGCGGGCCGTCGTAACCGGCCCTCTCGAGCAGGTCGACCAGCCAGAACGCGGCGCGCAGGTCGCCGGCGCCGAAGCGCAGGTCCTGGTCGTACTTGATGCCGGACTGGCCGTTGAGGTCGATGTGGAAGAGCTTGCCCGCCCACAGGGCCTGCGCGATGCCGTGCGGGAAGTTCAGCCCGGCCATCTGCTCGTGGCCGACCTCGGGGTTGACGCCGTACAGCTCCGGGCGCTCCAGGCGCTCGATGAAGGCGAGCGCGTGGCCGACGGTGGGCAGGAGGATGTCGCCGCGGGGCTCGTTCGGCTTGGGCTCGATCGCGAACTTCAGGTCGTAGCCCTGGGAGATCACGTACTCGCCGAGGAGGTCGAAACCCTCCTTCATACGGTCGAGGGCGACGCGCACGTCCTTGGCCGCGCCGGACTCTGCACCCTCGCGGCCGCCCCAGGCGACATAGGTCTTCGCACCGAGCTCGGCGGCGAGGTCGATGTTGCGGATCGTCTTGCGCAGGGCGTAGCGGCGCACGTCACGGTCGTTCGCGGTGAACGCGCCGTCCTTGAAGACCGGGTGCGTGAAGAGGTTGGTGGTGGCCATCGGCACGGTCATGCCGGTGGCGTCGAGGGCCTGACGGAAACGCTTGATGTGCGACTCGCGCTCGGTGTCCGAGGACCCGAAGGGGATCAGGTCGTCGTCGTGGAAGGTCACACCGTGGGCGCCGAGCTCGGACAGGCGCTGCACCGTCTCGACCGGGTCGAGGGCACGCCGCGTGGCGTCGCCGAACGGGTCCCTTCCCTGCCAGCCGACGGTCCACAGGCCGAAGGTGAACTTGTCCTCGGGGGTGGGCTGGTAGTTCATGCCGCGGCTCCTTGTTTGCTCCGACTATTTCGTCATGGCAGTTTACAAATTAGTATGCGAACGCATCTCTGGGAAGAGAGCAGGGTGTGTCGCACGGAACATCCCTGTTGAGCCGCGCAAAAAGGAGAGCCCGATGTCAGCAGCCGAGGGTCCGCTCGTCGTCGGCGTGGACACGTCCACCCAGTCGACCAAGGCGCTCGTCGTCGACGCCGCCACCGGGCAGGTCGTCGCGAGCGGTCAGGCACCGCACACCGTCTCCTCCGGGGCCGGCCGCGAGAGCGACCCGCGCCAGTGGTGGGACGCCCTGTGCGAGGCCCTGCGCCAGTGCGGCGACGCGGCGCACGAGGCCGCCGCGGTGTCGATCGGCGGTCAGCAGCACGGCCTCGTCACGCTGGACGGGCGGGGCGAGCCGGTGCGCCCGGCGCTGCTGTGGAACGACGTGCGCTCGGCGCCGCAGGCCCGCCGTCTCGTCGAGGAGCTGGGCGGCCCGAAGGCCTGGGCGGAGCGCACCGGAAGCGTGCCCGGCCCGTCCTTCACGGTCACGAAGTGGGCCTGGCTGGCGGAGAACGAACCGGACGCGGTGCGCGCGGCCAAGGCGGTGCGCCTGCCCCACGACTACCTCACCGAGCGCCTGACCGGGGAGGGCACGACCGACCGCGGGGACGTCTCGGGTACGGGCTGGTGGGCGTCCGGGACGGAGTCGTACGACGAGGAGATCCTCGCGCATGTGGGACTCGATCCCGCGCTGCTGCCCCGGGTGGTCCGGCCCGGCGAGATGGCGGGCACGGTGCGCGACAGCCACGACCTGCCGTTCTCCAAGGGCACTCTGGTCGCTCCGGGGACGGGGGACAACGCCGCCGCCGCGCTCGGACTCGGGCTGCGCCCGGGGACGCCGGTGCTCAGCCTCGGCACGTCGGGCACGGTCTACGCCGTCTCCAAGCGGCGCCCCGCCGACCCGACCGGCACGGTGGCGGGCTTCGCCGACGCCCACGGGGACTGGCTGCCGCTGGCCTGCACGCTGAACTGCACGCTCGCCGTCGACCGTGTCGCGACGCTGCTGGGCCTGGACCGCGAGGCCGTGGAGCCCGCCTCCGGCGTCACGCTCCTGCCCTACCTGGACGGCGAACGCACTCCCAACCTGCCGAGCGCCTCCGGCCTGCTGCACGGCCTGCGCCACGACACCACCGGGGGCCAGCTGCTGCAGGCCGCCTACGACGGTGCCGTGCACTCGCTGCTCGGCGCGCTCGACCTGGTCCTCGACGAGGACGCGGACCGTTCGGTCCCCCTGCTGCTGATCGGCGGTGGCGCCCGGGGCACGGCATGGCAGCAGACGGTACGGCGGCTGTCGGGCCGCCCGGTCCAGGTCCCGGAGGCCAAGGAGCTGGTCGCGCTCGGCGCGGCGGCGCAGGCGGCGGGCCTGCTGACCGGCGAGGATCCGGCCGCGGTCGCCCGGCGCTGGAACACCGCCGCGGGCCCGGTGCTGGAGGCGGTGGAGCGGGACGAGGAGACGCTGGCGAGGATCGCCGGGGTACTCTCCGACGCGGCCCCGCTGCTGGAGCGGAGCACCGAGAGCCTATGAGGACGGGGGCATGACCGCACAGCGGCACGAGGCGCATCCGGCCGGCCCTGGCCGGGTGCTGCCCGACACCCAGCAAGGCATGCGCCGCCGCAATCTCGCCCGGGTGATGCACGCCGTCAGCGCCGAGGGACCGCTCTCCCGGGCCGCTGTCTCCTCGCGCATCGGGCTGACCCGGGCGGCGGTGTCGACGCTGGTCGACGAGCTCATACGCACCGGGTTGCTGGAGGAGCTGGGCCCGGAGCGGCCCGGGCGGGTGGGACGCCCCGGCTCGGCGCTCGCGGTCAGCGGACGCGGCCCCGCCGGCATCGGCGCCGAGATCGGCGTCGACCATCTCGCGGTCTGCGCTGTCGACCTGCGCGGCCAGGTGCGTTCGCGAGCCGTACGGCATCGCGCGAACCGTGGCCGCTCCCCGGAGCCGGTGATCGAGGAGCTGACCGGACTGGTGCGCCGGGTCGTCGCGGAGGCGGACCGCGAAGGCCTGTGGCCCGCGGGGCTCGCGCTGGCCGTGCCGGGACTGGTGGCGCGCGACGCCCGCACCGTCGTACGCGCCCCGAACCTCGACTGGCACGACACGGACGTCGGTGCGCTGCTGTCCACCGACATCCCGCTGACCGTCGACAACGAGGCCAACTTCGGTGCTCTCGCCGAACTCTGGCTCGGCGAGAGCACTCCCCGCGACTTCCTGCACGTGTCGGCGGAGATCGGCATCGGCGCGGCGGTCGTCGTGGCCGGGGGGCTGCTCCGCGGGACGCGTGGTTTCGCGGGCGAGCTGGGGCATGTGCCGGTGCAGCCGGAGGGGCCCGCGTGCCCGTGCGGCGGGCGCGGCTGTCTGGAGCAGTACGCCGGTGAGGAGGCGGTGCTGCGGGCCGCCGGTCTGGAACCGGGCGAGGACCGCGTCGGGCTGCTCGCGGGCCGGGCCGCCGAGGGCGACGAGGACGTACGGGGTGCGCTGCGCGTCGCCGGTACCGCGCTCGGCATCGCGCTGACCGGGGCGGTCAATCTGCTGGACCCCGAGAGCGTGGTGCTGGGCGGCGCGCTGGCCGGGCTCGCACCCTGGCTGCTTCCGTCGCTGGAGGCCGAGCTGGACCGGCGCACGGCGGGTCCGCCCTGTCCGGTATCCGTATCGCGGCTGGGCCCCGAGGGACCACTGCTGGGGGCGGCACACTCGGTGGTACGGGCGGTCCTGGACGATCCGGCGGCGGTTGCCGAAAGGGCCTGATCCCGACACCCGCCAGGCCGTACCGCGGAAGGGTCGGGCGCAGCCGCACGTTGTCGGCCCGACCGGCACCGTGTGCGCGCCTCACTCGGCCGAACCGGTTCCGCACCGACGCACCTCACGCGCTCTACGCTTTCGCCCGGCAGCGGCAGCGGCACCGGCCCGACCGCAGGAGCGCAACCGTTGCCCGGCAACGGCACCGTCACCACCCGAGGAGCGCAATCGTGTTCGACCCCTTCGACCCCGCACCGGAGCACCCGTATCCCGACAGCCACCGGCCCGACGCGGCTCCCGCACCGCACGCGCTGCTCGCGCCCGTGCTCGGTCTACTGGGCACCTGGCACGGCCGTGGTCAGGGCGGGTATCCGACGCTCGCCGGGGATTTCACGTACGCGCAGGAGGTCGCCTTCAGCCACGACGGCCGCCCCTTCCT
Coding sequences:
- the xylB gene encoding xylulokinase — protein: MSAAEGPLVVGVDTSTQSTKALVVDAATGQVVASGQAPHTVSSGAGRESDPRQWWDALCEALRQCGDAAHEAAAVSIGGQQHGLVTLDGRGEPVRPALLWNDVRSAPQARRLVEELGGPKAWAERTGSVPGPSFTVTKWAWLAENEPDAVRAAKAVRLPHDYLTERLTGEGTTDRGDVSGTGWWASGTESYDEEILAHVGLDPALLPRVVRPGEMAGTVRDSHDLPFSKGTLVAPGTGDNAAAALGLGLRPGTPVLSLGTSGTVYAVSKRRPADPTGTVAGFADAHGDWLPLACTLNCTLAVDRVATLLGLDREAVEPASGVTLLPYLDGERTPNLPSASGLLHGLRHDTTGGQLLQAAYDGAVHSLLGALDLVLDEDADRSVPLLLIGGGARGTAWQQTVRRLSGRPVQVPEAKELVALGAAAQAAGLLTGEDPAAVARRWNTAAGPVLEAVERDEETLARIAGVLSDAAPLLERSTESL
- the xylA gene encoding xylose isomerase: MNYQPTPEDKFTFGLWTVGWQGRDPFGDATRRALDPVETVQRLSELGAHGVTFHDDDLIPFGSSDTERESHIKRFRQALDATGMTVPMATTNLFTHPVFKDGAFTANDRDVRRYALRKTIRNIDLAAELGAKTYVAWGGREGAESGAAKDVRVALDRMKEGFDLLGEYVISQGYDLKFAIEPKPNEPRGDILLPTVGHALAFIERLERPELYGVNPEVGHEQMAGLNFPHGIAQALWAGKLFHIDLNGQSGIKYDQDLRFGAGDLRAAFWLVDLLERAGYDGPRHFDFKPPRTEDLDGVWASAAGCMRNYLILKDRAAAFRADPEVQEALRASRLDELAQPTAADGLQALLADRSAFEEFDVEATAARGMAFEQLDQLAMDHLLGARG
- a CDS encoding AAA family ATPase: MSSLYELLTERLSEARANRASVLRAPADGAGEAYEREIAADRLTKEIGRLEGAEKGLVFGRIDWTDGTALRIGRIGLHREEDDLPLLVDWRANAARPFYEATPVHPMDLRRRRHLRLDERTVVWVSDELLDGTAPTDEDVVGDGPLTEALSARRTGRMHAAVATLQAEQDEIVRSAHRGVTVVQGGPGTGKTVVALHRAAYVLYAFPRAAEEGVLVVGPNARFLDYISQVLPSLGENDVDLATCQELAGVSPDAVDPFDTARLKGGLDLADALAGLLRDHQAPAGDFTVRVGQELVHLSEKEVATARAAALAATSGHNPARQAFKELLVDAVTDAMQRDMGDLLEQIDADAEQMTGLNFDRFTRVAERRAEGAADPGPVHELDLDAIGADLLDDAGVDRAVEALWPRLVPGNLVKELLTDADAPAERLPTLTPQERSLLLRAPDAPWTDADVPLLDEAASLVGGPSERTYGHVVVDEAQELTAMQWRMIVRRCPARAMTLVGDFAQSGPATTARDWKEALSPYVGTRFRLHDLTVSYRTTQEILENVRDLLARIAPDQRPTRSLRSGESPRTVTTHGDGLVTAVMEELRAQSTAQPDELLGVICADTRVSQLTAHGIADHARIVPASEARGLEFDGVVVLNPEEIITARPGGERDLYVALTRATKRLCTITTQPA
- a CDS encoding ROK family transcriptional regulator gives rise to the protein MTAQRHEAHPAGPGRVLPDTQQGMRRRNLARVMHAVSAEGPLSRAAVSSRIGLTRAAVSTLVDELIRTGLLEELGPERPGRVGRPGSALAVSGRGPAGIGAEIGVDHLAVCAVDLRGQVRSRAVRHRANRGRSPEPVIEELTGLVRRVVAEADREGLWPAGLALAVPGLVARDARTVVRAPNLDWHDTDVGALLSTDIPLTVDNEANFGALAELWLGESTPRDFLHVSAEIGIGAAVVVAGGLLRGTRGFAGELGHVPVQPEGPACPCGGRGCLEQYAGEEAVLRAAGLEPGEDRVGLLAGRAAEGDEDVRGALRVAGTALGIALTGAVNLLDPESVVLGGALAGLAPWLLPSLEAELDRRTAGPPCPVSVSRLGPEGPLLGAAHSVVRAVLDDPAAVAERA